In Mycoplasma sp. OR1901, the following are encoded in one genomic region:
- the dnaK gene encoding molecular chaperone DnaK — translation MAKEIILGIDLGTTNSVVSVIEGKNPIVLENPNGKRTTPSVVSFKNGDTIVGDVAKRQVETNPNTIVSIKRLIGTGKTVNANNKEYKPEEISAMILSYMKDYAEAKLGQKVTKAVITVPAYFDNSQREATKIAGKIAGLDVLRIINEPTAAALAFGLEKTNKSMKVLVYDLGGGTFDVSVLELEDGTFEVLSTSGDNHLGGDDWDNEIVKWMIKKIKAEHGYDVENDKMAKARLKETAEKAKIDLSNQSVATINLPFLAMTANGPLNVELELKRNEFEEMTSHLLDRTRKPIEDALREAGITSADLHEVLLVGGSTRMPAVQDMVKRTLNKEPNRSINPDEVVSIGAAIQGAVLAGDIDDILLLDVTPLTLGIETMGGVATPLIARNTTIPATKSQIFSTAADNQTEVTIRVVQGERQMASDNKTLGSFNLGGIEPAPRGVPQIEVTFSIDVNGITTVTAKDLKNNKDAKITISNSTKLTEEEIDRMIKEAEANKEADAKKKEEVETLVRAESLIDQIKKANAEQGDKLDPKSKEESEKLVKELQELIDKKDIPALKDKLDQVENMMRDFANYAAQQNATNANSSSNEEEATIVEENDK, via the coding sequence ATGGCAAAAGAAATTATTTTAGGAATCGATTTAGGTACTACTAACTCAGTTGTATCTGTTATCGAAGGAAAAAATCCAATAGTATTAGAAAACCCTAACGGGAAAAGAACTACTCCATCAGTTGTAAGTTTTAAAAATGGAGATACAATCGTTGGTGATGTTGCAAAAAGACAAGTTGAAACAAACCCAAACACAATAGTTTCAATCAAAAGATTAATTGGTACTGGTAAAACTGTAAACGCAAATAATAAAGAATACAAACCAGAAGAAATTTCAGCAATGATTTTATCATACATGAAAGATTACGCTGAAGCTAAATTAGGACAAAAAGTTACAAAAGCTGTTATTACAGTTCCTGCATACTTTGATAACTCACAACGTGAAGCTACTAAAATCGCTGGTAAAATTGCTGGATTAGATGTATTAAGAATTATTAATGAACCTACAGCTGCAGCTTTAGCTTTTGGTTTAGAAAAAACAAATAAATCAATGAAAGTTTTAGTTTATGACTTAGGTGGTGGAACATTTGACGTTTCAGTACTTGAATTAGAAGACGGAACATTCGAAGTTCTTTCAACAAGTGGTGATAACCACTTAGGTGGAGATGACTGAGATAATGAAATTGTTAAATGAATGATTAAGAAAATTAAAGCAGAACATGGATATGATGTTGAAAACGATAAAATGGCTAAAGCTAGATTAAAAGAAACAGCTGAAAAAGCTAAAATTGACTTATCTAACCAATCTGTAGCAACAATTAACTTACCATTCTTAGCAATGACAGCTAATGGACCACTTAATGTTGAATTAGAATTAAAAAGAAATGAATTTGAAGAAATGACTTCACATTTATTAGATAGAACAAGAAAACCTATTGAAGATGCTTTAAGAGAAGCTGGAATTACATCCGCAGACTTACATGAAGTATTGTTAGTTGGTGGATCAACACGTATGCCAGCTGTTCAAGATATGGTTAAACGTACATTAAATAAAGAACCAAACCGTTCAATTAACCCTGACGAAGTTGTTTCAATTGGTGCTGCTATTCAAGGTGCTGTTTTAGCGGGTGATATTGATGATATTTTATTATTAGATGTTACACCTTTAACATTAGGTATCGAAACAATGGGTGGAGTTGCAACTCCTTTAATCGCAAGAAACACAACAATTCCTGCAACAAAAAGCCAAATCTTCTCTACAGCCGCTGATAACCAAACAGAAGTTACAATTAGAGTTGTACAAGGTGAAAGACAAATGGCTTCAGATAATAAAACTTTAGGATCATTTAACTTAGGTGGTATTGAACCAGCTCCAAGAGGTGTTCCTCAAATTGAAGTTACATTCTCAATCGATGTTAATGGTATTACAACAGTAACAGCAAAAGATTTAAAAAATAATAAAGATGCTAAAATTACAATTTCTAACTCAACAAAATTAACAGAAGAAGAAATTGATAGAATGATTAAAGAAGCAGAAGCGAATAAAGAAGCAGATGCTAAGAAAAAAGAAGAAGTTGAAACATTAGTTAGAGCAGAAAGTTTAATAGATCAAATTAAAAAAGCAAACGCTGAACAAGGTGATAAATTAGATCCTAAATCAAAAGAAGAAAGTGAAAAATTAGTTAAAGAATTACAAGAACTTATCGATAAAAAAGATATACCTGCATTAAAAGATAAGTTAGATCAAGTAGAAAACATGATGCGTGATTTTGCTAACTATGCAGCACAACAAAATGCAACAAATGCTAATTCATCATCTAACGAAGAAGAAGCTACAATAGTTGAAGAAAACGATAAATAA
- a CDS encoding MHO_4530 family protein, whose product MGHLAILTYITVVILIITICYYLAFKFFYFYKRDSFGVIIFKIDNINKRVIRNNKKYSFLSTYLDSSVFNFNKYNYISINDFLNFFDQDSTNQIKDIINKNQQNQENKIEVSWNSSFNIKLSIFERMINKTNKNLLINKPMQMVLKTIDGNNYYCFLNWGVDYNSKANRLYNKSFDNAISENVLSNKKNIIIGFLLKNHHFINGVNEVNINYITDLLELKKEQVQFFKKDDYIYLLLKYRSKKQYNFYLNKVKEINTSSTISRMYKRATILQCNKINGKNQNDDISNLVKYSLYNIDYDIENADKYYYEYSESLLDKINKFNDEYYKYIQIITNNNNIRQWINIKNIVNYSSKNKTQFKIIEPYYVKLNNSLKFFNLFDKNEYLNLMKETTWFNYFTNNSKNLKSTQLILKMSQCAYLSINKNNFQSKNIIPLIYDLETIYDIKLLEEKILSNYNDGILTFFYLENVNRNISFILEKLKIKAVVVSSKISSNLYNSNVLLDCLTISQQLNKNKKVIIYESPPENLEEDLINKIKINYNY is encoded by the coding sequence ATGGGTCACCTTGCAATACTAACTTATATTACTGTTGTTATTTTAATTATTACAATTTGCTACTATTTAGCGTTTAAATTCTTTTACTTTTATAAAAGAGATTCTTTTGGGGTAATTATCTTTAAAATAGACAACATCAACAAGAGAGTTATTAGAAATAATAAAAAATATAGTTTTTTATCAACATACCTAGATTCTAGTGTTTTTAATTTCAACAAATATAATTACATTTCAATTAATGACTTCTTAAACTTTTTCGATCAAGATAGCACAAATCAAATTAAAGATATAATAAATAAAAATCAACAAAATCAAGAAAACAAAATTGAAGTTTCTTGAAATAGTAGTTTTAATATTAAATTAAGCATTTTCGAGAGAATGATTAATAAAACAAATAAAAATTTATTAATCAATAAACCAATGCAAATGGTTTTAAAAACAATTGATGGAAATAACTATTATTGTTTTTTAAATTGAGGTGTTGATTATAACAGCAAAGCAAATAGGCTATATAATAAGTCATTTGATAATGCAATTAGTGAAAATGTATTATCAAATAAAAAGAATATTATCATAGGTTTTTTACTTAAAAATCATCACTTTATAAACGGTGTAAATGAAGTAAATATAAACTACATTACCGATTTATTAGAATTAAAAAAAGAGCAAGTACAATTCTTTAAAAAAGATGATTATATTTATCTTCTGCTAAAATATAGATCTAAAAAACAATATAATTTTTATCTAAATAAAGTAAAAGAGATAAATACTTCTAGCACAATATCTAGAATGTATAAAAGAGCAACTATATTACAGTGTAACAAAATTAATGGTAAAAATCAAAATGACGATATAAGCAATTTAGTCAAATACTCTTTATATAATATTGATTATGATATTGAAAATGCAGATAAATATTATTACGAGTATTCAGAAAGTTTATTGGATAAAATAAATAAATTTAACGATGAATATTATAAGTACATTCAAATAATAACTAACAATAATAATATAAGGCAATGAATTAATATTAAAAATATTGTTAATTATAGTTCTAAAAATAAAACTCAATTTAAGATAATTGAGCCATATTATGTTAAATTAAATAATTCATTAAAGTTTTTTAATTTATTTGATAAAAATGAATATTTAAATTTAATGAAAGAAACAACTTGATTTAATTATTTTACAAATAACTCTAAAAACTTAAAAAGTACTCAATTAATTTTAAAAATGTCTCAATGTGCTTACCTAAGTATTAACAAAAACAATTTTCAATCCAAAAACATTATTCCTTTAATTTATGATTTAGAAACAATATATGACATTAAACTGTTAGAAGAAAAAATACTTTCTAACTACAACGATGGTATATTGACTTTCTTTTATTTAGAAAACGTTAATAGAAATATTTCTTTTATTTTAGAGAAATTAAAAATTAAAGCTGTTGTCGTTTCGAGCAAAATATCATCTAATTTATATAACTCTAATGTATTATTGGATTGCTTAACTATTTCACAACAATTAAACAAAAACAAAAAAGTTATAATTTATGAAAGTCCACCTGAAAACTTAGAAGAGGACTTAATTAATAAAATTAAAATAAACTATAATTATTAA